From Nicotiana tabacum cultivar K326 chromosome 22, ASM71507v2, whole genome shotgun sequence, one genomic window encodes:
- the LOC107768928 gene encoding uncharacterized protein LOC107768928, which translates to MAIANLQRFASRIARNPSISSSFRATIARSSATASSSPSRCGSAKVSDRIVKLFAVDPDGHKREIIGLSGQTLLKALTNHGLIDPDSHRLEDIDACSSECEVHIAQEWLEKLPEASYDEQYVLKRNSRARVLNKHSRLGCQVVLSQELQGMVVAIPEAKPWDIP; encoded by the coding sequence ATGGCTATCGCTAATCTGCAGAGATTCGCTTCACGAATCGCTCGAAACCCTTCAATTTCTTCCTCCTTCAGAGCTACAATCGCTCGATCCTCCGCCACTGCGTCCTCATCTCCATCCCGCTGCGGTTCCGCCAAAGTCTCCGATCGGATCGTCAAGCTCTTCGCCGTTGACCCGGACGGCCATAAACGTGAGATTATCGGACTCTCGGGTCAAACACTCCTCAAAGCCCTAACAAATCACGGGTTAATTGATCCGGATTCTCATCGCCTTGAAGATATCGACGCGTGCTCTTCCGAGTGTGAGGTGCACATTGCTCAGGAATGGCTCGAGAAGCTTCCAGAAGCTTCCTATGATGAACAGTATGTTCTCAAGAGGAATTCTAGGGCTAGGGTTTTGAACAAGCATTCGAGGCTCGGTTGTCAGGTGGTACTCTCACAAGAGCTTCAAGGAATGGTTGTGGCAATTCCTGAGGCTAAGCCATGGGATATTCCATAA